The nucleotide window ttgctattactgagcttaactccttgagaactcttggatgtatgccatcagggccaggtgccttatttactttcattttttcaagtcgcttatgaacttcttcctcagttaaccaattgttcattaatatggaggttgtggcttcctcctgcggcactactattgaacttgattcttccctggtatacagaggcaaagaatttgtttaatacctctgctttttccttatccccaataatctgtctacccatcacacactgaaagggtcctatattttcatttctcattttttgttattaaggtacttaaagaactttttagggttgaccttactttctattgcaatgcttttttcattatccatttttgctaatttgattgcccttttgcaacttttgttacattccttataattttgatacgatgtctctgtcccttctgacttaaagaatctaaacgccttcctcttcttgtccatttcctcccctacctgtttatttagctacattggttttgacttatttctttttttacttattacccaagggcatacactgataagtgtacttttctaacaatgttttaaagattgcccatttatcttctacatttttccctgcaaaaacatcatcccattgtattactactagattagacctcagtttattaaaatctgcctttctaaagtttaaggtctttgttgaacccaagtaatctgttttttgataatttatttcactCTACATCTGACCATAAAGGCCAGAAAGGAGCCATCTGTAATACAAAGCATGTTCTCACCTTGTCTGGGAGAGCTCCGTCTATCTCCTCCTGCAGCTTCTGCTGCACGTCAGGGTGCGTCGCCAGGTTATAGAACAGGTAGGAAAGTGATGTGCTTGTGGTCTCATACCCAGCAACGAGGAATATAAAGGACTGAGCCATTATTTCCATGTCTGTCAGTGCTATGAAGGGAAACACCATGCAAAATATGAACAAGGGCAAAAGCGCCAGGAAACTATATATGCGTATATAATTTAAGACCCGACATGAGAGTTCAGTTTGTACATGATTTTTCCAAACCTCACAAGCACATTTTTTAATGCAATTTCTCATTATGTTTTGTTCGGTTATTTTTTAGCTTCATGGCTGGTGCAGGGGagatgtgaggaagtacttctgcAAAGGAAAAGGTGGTGGATACATGGCATAGCCTTCCAGCAAAAATGGTAGAGGCTACTACACCAGTAGACTAAACTTTCACTTGTCTACCTCCCAAAACAATCCTCTATACATGTGGAGAGACCTGTGAGCACACCTGGGATACCCGAGAAATATGCACATttgaatatattttgcatatttagatGCGATTATTTTAGTGGTATCTCTTCACATTTGGAGATATACAAGTAAATGGATACTTGGGTTACGCCCCCTGTGTGAGGACATCAGAAAGGTGCTTTGTAACGGACTTGCATTCATGGATCTGGTGGAATTTCGCTACTGTTGATACCTCTCTGGAAACATGTGGCTATTCCCCTTCTCCAAGCACAATGTTAATTTAAGCTCGATTTATCTTTTCGTATTTGCCCCGCTTTCTGACCTCACATAAAACAGACAGTTCATTGTACAGAGTTCGCCCAGATGGAGAAGGACTAGTAATTGTATTGGATAAATGGGTAAATCATGTCCTTTCTGTCAGTACTTTGGGCCGAAacagaataataataatcatcacaAGGCCCCCTGCTGTGTGAGAATCACGGTGTGAAATGTCTGTTAGAGAATAATCCCAACCCAGTCCTGAAAATTGTGTGTTTGATGAACCCATTGAATTACTTTTGCGCTCATCATTTACTCCATTGGTTCCATCATCTGTTGTCTTCGAATCGACCATGAGCTGCAGGAAATCCACACGGCCCTGTGGGTAGAAGTTTAGATGTAGTCACATTGCAGCTTCACTCCCATTTGGGATGAGTTTTTATAAACCCAACTGAATGAAAACAAAAGTGTGGTGTCACACCAAAAAATGTGAGTTGGATTTGGAGACCGAAGTCTGAGAAGATTTTAGCAGGGCATATTATCCGACTCAAGACTTATTAGGGAAATGTAACCTCCAATTCTGAACAGAAGTAAAACCTCAATGTTTTCTGCTAAACAGCATCAGTACACACGTCTGCGACATTTTTTTTGGGTGCCACGGTGCACAATACTCTAAtatctatttttattattttgataaAAGCCACTCGGAGGCCCATCAAATAATTGATAGCACATACATCTACAACACAGATGCCATTACTTTGAGGTTATACATTTCTAAACTGTCCCATCATCTCCTGAGAATAATGGGTTTCACGACAATGAGACAAAATATTAATTCAGTCGATATTTCTGGTGCTTTGTGACAGCACTTAGACAGAATGAAAGTGACACAAGTGTGCAGCCAATTGTGTAGTGTAGATAATTTCTGGAAATAAATTAGTGTACTGTAAATCTGTACTTAAATAAGCTCACAGCACATTAATTGCTGTGTAAAATGTCAAACATGGTGTGAAAAGAGACTTGTGTCACAATTGTACAAAATCATCCAATTTTTAACTCACAGAGTGGTCCCCTTTCTGCCTCTTCTCCTGGAAGCTGGTAACTGCTTTCATAAAAAattcaatgacatctttcgggaaAAAATGCACGTTCAGTTTTTCAAGAATTGGAAGAAGACACGGAAAAAGCACTGCAAGAAATCCAGAAAGCAAAGAAAAATCGATTTATGTggaaaatacaaacacaagaggTAAAACCCATGATACTAAGAACAGGAATTAAACTTGTCAACAAAAAAACACCCGAGGATTTATCCAGCACCGAGTCATCCCAATCTGCTTCTTTTTACCATTACAAGAAATTATTTAATTATAACCAAAGATGTCGATGCTGATCTTCAGCAGGGTGCGCTGGTTATAGCAAAATGTGAGAAATAAGTCGCAGAACGCTGTCATTTTGTAAAACACGTTACCTACGAGGATGAGCAATGGGTTAAATAATCCAAGTTTCAGCAGCTTCTTGATGTTGGTAACAAACGGGTCATTTGGTTTGTTCAGGGAGTCAATATTCACACTGAAAGAGGTGCCAGTGATCACGTCCATGCTGTAAGCTCCAAGGATACTAGGAGATCAGAGAAAGGGATGCATTGCCTGGCAAGATACAGCTCAGCCTTCgaggtaattaaatatgtatattttttatctaTGCAGCagcaacaatgtacacagaactTTGCAGAACAAGCAAGACAGCGCCGTGAGATGTTATGCAACGTGGCAATGGGAATTAGGGAGTCCCTGGTCTGCAGACTTAATCTAAATGGAATAATGGGAGGCTCACGGAATACAGTAGGGGCAAGTGCAGTATAAAACATAGCTGAGGGGGTATGTGGATAtgggggttcccagcactcaaaattgATGAAAAATGACAAAAGAGGCTCAATGCCAATAAATAAATAGTTTGTATTTGGTGAACATATGATGATGGAGCAAGCCGTAGTCTACAGAGAGCCTAACTAATTAAACAGGGGAGGgaaacaagaggggggggggggggaaggggagagaagggaaaatAATTTCCCTTCCCCCCTATTGATATCTGTTTAATTAGTTAGGCTCTCTGTAACCTACGGCTTGCTGCATCATCATCATATGTTCACCAAATACAAACTATTTATTTATTGGCATTGAACCTCTTTTGTCATTTTTTCATcaattttgagtgctgggaatccCCATATCACATATTACATTGTTAGGAGGGTTTGAGGTCCCTCTAAGTTCCCTTGCACCATATCTCTATTGATTTCTTTTCTAGATACGGTGGAGTGCTGCCTACCACCCGTACTTGTTATAGTTGAGGGGTAAATCAGTGCATCAGTAATGCGAGTAACCGCAGGTCCAAACTAACCAACTGCTTTGTGGACGAGGTGAGATTGTAGGTGTGACTTGGAGATGGGGAGGGACGCCGATTGGTCAGTGCATAGGCAGAGTTGGGACACGAGAAGGTTGCAATAGTCAAGTCGGGAGATAATGACAGAATGGGTGATTTTTAGTGGTAGAGCAAGAAAAAGAAAGGGCGGATTTGGCAATGTTGCGGTGGAACAATATTGGCAAGATTTGGCAACAGCATGAATGTGAGAAGGAAAATATTACATCTGGGCAGCGGGCTTGGGAGAATGGCAGAATGCTAGTGTTATTAATGGTGACAGAAAATTGAGTAATTGGGCCTGGTTTAGGTGGGATTATGATGAGCCCCATTTTAGACGTGTTTAGTTTCAGATGACGTAGGGACATCCAGCCTGAAATTGCAACCAGTGATTTGGGACTGAATGTCTAATCTTCGGTGCTGAATGATTTAgttgtgtatcatctgcatagaggtgatattttggAGTGAAGGCCAACGGGAGAAGAGGAAGAGCTAGCAATGGCAAGATTAGAACGATAAGAGCAGAACCAGGACAGAGCTTTTTTTATGGATACCAAGATGGAGGAATTGATAGGATTAGAGGCTCGTTTACAAGAGGTCCAAAGCACAAGAAAGGTCAAGTAAAATTAGAAGGAGATGGAGCCCTTGAGATTTGGCAGTGTAGAGAGACTTAGCTACTTTGGGGAGGACAGTTTCAGTGGACTGAGCGGTTCAGAAGCCAGATTGCAATTAGTCTAAGAGTATTAATGTTAAGGAATTGAGTACGCTTGAATAGACAAAAACTTGCAAGGTGTTTTAGTGCAAAAGGTGGGAGAGAAACAGGGCAATAGTTACAAGGGGGGATGGTGGTGGGAGTATGTTTAACGGTGTGGTTTTTGAGGATAGGTGTGACTATAGAACGTTTGAATGCAAAGTGAAAGGTGCCTGAGCAGAGCGAGGAGTTGAAAAtgtgtgtactgtaagtaaaggcAGGAGAGTGGGCGTCAGAGTTCAGAGTAGATGAGTTCCATGTAGTGGAAGGAGAGGTGACAAGTGGGGAGCAGACCAGCGTTCAGAGTGGGGTGTTAGGAAAGTAAGTAGGAGATGCAAGTGGCGGATTAGATCTACATTCGCCTTAAAGTAGTCAGCAAAGTCTTGGGATATAGTTTAAAGAGAGAAACAGGTAAAAGGAAGTCACAGGAGAGAGTCAAAGATAGAGAATAACAACGTGGGGTTGTGAGAGTTAATCATTGTAGATAAGTATTGTTGtatagcctgagagagggcagagttagaACCGGGAAGCAGaaatgtgtagtgaaggaagtcaccGTGAGtgcgagatttcctccagaggtgctCCGAGAAGGGAGTGCAGGAGCATGGAAGTATGTTATGCCAAGGTTGGGGATTAGAGTGACACaggataaaataatatatattgacAACAGGGTCAATGTTATAGGTAGAGTCAAAGGAAGAGTGGATCAAGTTCAGGGTGGATTTCAGGGCGGAGAGGTCAGTGGAATGCAAGGTATGAATGTAGCGGGGGAAGAAAGAGGAATTGTGGGAAGGAATTGAGACAATATGTTGATCACAAAGTGCAGAAGGGGAGATACTGAAATCAGACATATTCGTGGACGCCATGTTTTTTAAAGTACTGCCCTGATTTGAATCAGTTTGATTTCTACTGACTGAAAGATACAGGAAATTATTTTACACTTTTTTCACAAATCAGCCCAGGACAAAGGTTGACTGTGTTCTCAACTAAGACTGAAATCGGTTTTATCCATGAATGTAAAAAGTGACTTACTCCTTCATGACACACGGTTCATTTTTATCCACGTGCACCTGGAAATTCTTTATCAGAATATTCGAGCAACGTTCCATAATCTGAAACATCTgaaaaagaggagaacatgtCTTAACTGCTGAACCGATTCTTCTTGGGACCTACGGACCTCATCTCCATGTGTATGAGTTCATTCAAACCAAATATGaataatttattatttaaataaattaCCCAACTGTGTTTCCTTCTGATTCTTCATATTGAAAGCCAACAGGATATTCATTAAGGTGCAATACCCACTGCCTCTCAATGGTTATTAGCCACCATTACCACTCATTAACGTGATCCCACTTCAGTGAATATACAGCAAAGCTTTTGATTACTTCATGGACTCACCTCATCTACTTCATCTTTTGGTAGATTATGATATCTCTGGGCGTTAACATATTGTGTATTAAACAAGTTTAATTATTAAAAGACAGTGGTCttttaaaagaaaaatagaatggttcagattgaatgctAATGATCGTTCGCCTGAAGACGTGTGTGTGCCAGAGCACACAGCGCTCGGTGATTCACCGTCTCCCTACATATCGGGGAATAAGATGCCCCCCATGGCTCTTTACCTCTTTGAGTTTGCCGCTggtgaaggtgggggagagaaccgtgCGGATTCTCTTCCAGTGCTCGTCCTCAGCAAGAGTGACAGCAGAGCTTAGGGGGCCGCTCAGACCGAAATTCTGCATGGGATAGAAAGAGGGCGCAAGTTACCCAACAgcggtacatcaaccaatcagagTGCTGCATAACGCAAAGCTCATAGAGTCATGTGCTCAGAACCTCAGGCAGGGAGCCCTGATTGGTCAGACAGATCAGGTGCAAGATCCTGTGCGTAATGCACATTTCTATCACAGGACAATAGCAATAAAAATAATCTTACCCGCCGGTTGGTAAAGTTACTGTAACAATCTTTCACCAGGATGGATTTAATTATAACCGGGTCCAAAACAGCGAGCACCGGGACTCTGCCATCATAAAGCCTGCAGCAAAGCACAGGGCACAGAGGCATCACGGCTACTCCGTGTCAGGGAGAGAGCCAGGGGAAATCTGTATATAGCCCCCTGAATTCCGTTCCTCTAGTGCACCGGCCCCCGCACCGCGTCACGCTCGTCTTgtgcacagcccccccccccccccgcgtcccgctcctctcacacacacaggcccccctccgcatcccgctcctctcacacacaggccccgccGCGTCCTgctcctctcacacacaggccccgccGCGTCCTgctcctctcacacacaggccccgccGCGTCCTgctcctctcacacacaggccccgccGCGTCCTgctcctctcacacacaggcccccccgCGTCCCgctcctctcacacacaggccccctcGCGTCCcgctcctctcacacacacacaggccccctcgCGTCCtgctcctctcacacacacacatgcccccccccgcgtcccgctcctctcacacacacaggccccccctccgcatcccgCTCCTCTTGCGCAGTGGTCTCTCCACCGTTTCCCACTCCTCTTGCGCACAGGCCCCTCCCGCATCCGGCTCCTCGCGTACAGGCCCCTGCGTCCCGCTCTACTAAAGGAAATTAAACCCCGGCAAGCTTGATCCACGCGTGTCTCTTTGGTGGATATTATACTCACCTCCACATCTTTCCATACTTCTTGAAACATTCCATATCAAACTGCACCACACCCTGCAAAGACACGGATATACAGAACATGCCATCATACACGGAGCCATCCGTAAATAAAGGTACATGGATGCAAATAAATATACTTATTACATTTGTTGTTTGTTCAGGAACAAGAACACTGGCAGGAAGTAACCGAATGAATATCTGTGCTGCTGTATACCATGTGTACCACTCAGCAAATGCACATCGCAGAGACGATGGACTCGGGGCTTCTGCTAGTGATGTGGGTAAAATAAGCCTGCTGTAATCCTCCAGTTATTGAGTCCTGGGTACTCCAAGGAGGGAACTGTGACGGGAGGGGTCGATTTGGCTGCTttgaataaaggttaagcctgccattacccctacctgtccatactgtgtatatatgtgttgtCTAGCCTGGTACTCAGGAGAAATGTTGCACGTTGCCTGTGACCTTTCCCATGTTTTTTGTGTAACTTTCTGCATGTTGCATTTTCACCCACCAATCAAGGGCTGGGTCATACTGAAGGCACCCAGCCTTAACCCTCCCTTCATGTATCCATTTTGTGGCTTAGTGAGTTCTTTGGCTATTGCAGAGTTAGAGTTCCAGTGCCGGTTCCAGGCCTGAAGACCACTTCCTGTAGACACTGCATGGGAGAAGAATGGGGGAAATCTCTTCAtggaggtccctgcacctagaCGTGCAGCGTAATCCTCAGTTACCCCAGTTGGGAGTGTGTGCTTTATGGTCTGTGAATAGTTGTGGTTATCATTTACCAATAAATGTCTCAATttacccctttcctctctctgaccatcaattcatctcattttctctctctcgcttctccccttctccatctccccctcatttCTGCATAGACCTGCGCTCctttaacctaccagcttttgattccacattacgctcctccctctcctctcagctctgctccagaccctgataacctggtcaggaactacaactttgccctattCTCCtcccttgatctacatgcccctctttctctctgccgttctcgtccttctaaccccagaccctcaTGCGCAGACCCtcaattcccacacacgcatgctgcgttcctgcactccttcctctgaacgcctctggaggaaatctcacactctcgcagacttctttcactacaaatgtatgctgtcctgtttcaattctgccctgtCTAagactaaacaaacctacttatcatcactaatcaacacgcacacaagtctaacccacgccaacacttctgtctttgactccctactcagaccacccccagctgtctcttctttctccatctcacctcaggactttgctgattattttaaggaaaaggtggaatacatcagaacattccctctgtttcctcctcccaccctacaccgcttcctaactgtcctcctgccttccttgactctttttccgctgtcacagaggaggatgtgtcactgttgatctcctcttctccctctaccacttgccctcttgaccccattccctcccatctcctaaaatccgcttgctcctactataatgcctatgctcacacagatttttaacacTTCCctttactctggtacctttcccccctccttcaaacatgcaacagtcataccattactgaaaaacagcaagcttgaccctacctgtcctaactatcgacctgtctccctcctgccttttgcctctaaacgccttgaatgtcttgtattctctcgcctgctccatttactcaccacctattctctcctagaccctctacaatctgacttccacactgctcactccactgaaacaaccCTCACAAAAATAACTAATGACAAATGTAGTTCTGTCTTGCGTGTCTATCCCTAGTGTGTTAGTCCTGGACTGGTCCCCTGTGACAGGCACTACATTGTAGGTAGGTCTGACGCAAACATCCCACAAGGTAACACAGATACAATGTATAACTTTGCAGCACAGAGTTCTATTATTGGGATATTTTATGACATATCTGAGATTAATTTGGCAGAGATGGTGAATTGAATTAGCAGCGTGTGTTCTTGCTCTATGTGAGCTGCGCAGAGGGC belongs to Ascaphus truei isolate aAscTru1 chromosome 11, aAscTru1.hap1, whole genome shotgun sequence and includes:
- the LOC142463336 gene encoding cytochrome P450 3A24-like isoform X2; this translates as MFQEVWKDVENFGLSGPLSSAVTLAEDEHWKRIRTVLSPTFTSGKLKEMFQIMERCSNILIKNFQVHVDKNEPCVMKDILGAYSMDVITGTSFSVNIDSLNKPNDPFVTNIKKLLKLGLFNPLLILVVLFPCLLPILEKLNVHFFPKDVIEFFMKAVTSFQEKRQKGDHSGRVDFLQLMVDSKTTDDGTNGVNDERKTLTDMEIMAQSFIFLVAGYETTSTSLSYLFYNLATHPDVQQKLQEEIDGALPDKASPTYDILMQMEYLDMVIQENLRMFPTAVRLDRISKQNVEINGVIIPKGTVTMIPLYVLHRDPKYWPEPDEFRPERFSKENREAQDPYTFLPFGAGPRNCIAMRFALLSMKLAITVLLQNFTFRPCKETAIPMEFSTQGAMQPKTPIVLKIVPRTSAEE
- the LOC142463336 gene encoding cytochrome P450 3A24-like isoform X1 translates to MNFIPDLSTETWILLAAFWALWFLYGIWPFRFFKNLGIPGPIPFPFIGTFLGYGKGVVQFDMECFKKYGKMWRLYDGRVPVLAVLDPVIIKSILVKDCYSNFTNRRNFGLSGPLSSAVTLAEDEHWKRIRTVLSPTFTSGKLKEMFQIMERCSNILIKNFQVHVDKNEPCVMKDILGAYSMDVITGTSFSVNIDSLNKPNDPFVTNIKKLLKLGLFNPLLILVVLFPCLLPILEKLNVHFFPKDVIEFFMKAVTSFQEKRQKGDHSGRVDFLQLMVDSKTTDDGTNGVNDERKTLTDMEIMAQSFIFLVAGYETTSTSLSYLFYNLATHPDVQQKLQEEIDGALPDKASPTYDILMQMEYLDMVIQENLRMFPTAVRLDRISKQNVEINGVIIPKGTVTMIPLYVLHRDPKYWPEPDEFRPERFSKENREAQDPYTFLPFGAGPRNCIAMRFALLSMKLAITVLLQNFTFRPCKETAIPMEFSTQGAMQPKTPIVLKIVPRTSAEE